The proteins below are encoded in one region of Rhizobium sp. 9140:
- a CDS encoding YraN family protein — translation MTGTADRRRLQAVRKGALAEYFAALALMVRGYRIIAFRYRTKLGEIDIVARRGNLVACVEVKARPSVDAAIFAVSEQSKARIRRASELWLQKQRDADRLSIRYDIIAVRPWRWPSHVQDAF, via the coding sequence GTGACGGGAACGGCCGACCGACGGCGCTTGCAGGCGGTTCGAAAGGGTGCGCTTGCAGAATATTTCGCTGCCTTGGCGCTCATGGTGCGCGGCTACCGGATCATCGCCTTCCGCTACCGCACGAAGCTCGGAGAGATCGATATCGTCGCCCGGCGTGGCAATCTCGTCGCCTGCGTCGAGGTCAAGGCACGGCCGTCGGTCGATGCCGCAATCTTTGCGGTCAGCGAGCAGTCGAAAGCGCGCATTCGCAGGGCGAGCGAACTCTGGCTTCAAAAGCAGAGAGACGCGGATCGCCTTTCCATTCGCTACGACATCATCGCCGTTCGGCCATGGCGCTGGCCGAGCCATGTCCAAGACGCGTTCTAA
- a CDS encoding BON domain-containing protein — translation MPMDKQMYCRRDDEPHLRDDDLAGKVTRYIQYVALVDTAHLNVIAIGRTIILSGSVASEAEVGCVEQAAASVIGVHLVENNVIVRRH, via the coding sequence ATGCCGATGGACAAGCAGATGTATTGCCGACGCGACGACGAGCCTCACCTGCGGGACGACGATCTCGCGGGCAAGGTCACCCGCTACATCCAGTATGTCGCGCTGGTGGATACGGCCCACCTCAACGTCATTGCCATCGGACGAACCATCATCCTCTCCGGTTCCGTTGCCAGCGAGGCCGAAGTCGGTTGCGTCGAGCAGGCAGCGGCGTCCGTGATCGGTGTTCATCTTGTCGAGAACAACGTCATCGTCCGCCGCCACTGA
- the pmtA gene encoding phospholipid N-methyltransferase PmtA has translation MNLRLKERFGKKFDEEIRFFKGWRSNMRAVGAITPTSSIAARRMASVIDNGSGLPVLELGPGTGVITKAILDRGVAPEQLVSVEYSTDFYHQLLKRFPTVEFINGDAFNLDTTLGLRASEQFDCVISAVPLLNMPMHSRVALIEDLLTRVPVGRPVVQISYGPRSPVANMPDRFRTEQLDFIMRNIPPARLWIYRKTH, from the coding sequence ATGAATTTGCGTTTGAAAGAGCGTTTCGGCAAGAAATTCGATGAGGAAATCCGGTTCTTCAAGGGCTGGCGCAGCAATATGCGCGCCGTGGGCGCGATTACGCCGACCTCGTCCATTGCTGCGCGGCGGATGGCAAGCGTCATCGACAATGGCTCAGGGCTCCCGGTTCTCGAGCTCGGCCCGGGTACGGGCGTGATCACAAAGGCGATCCTTGATCGTGGCGTGGCACCCGAGCAGCTGGTCTCGGTGGAGTATTCGACCGATTTCTACCATCAACTCCTGAAACGGTTTCCCACCGTCGAGTTCATCAACGGCGATGCGTTCAATCTCGATACGACGCTCGGCCTACGCGCCAGCGAACAGTTCGATTGCGTCATCTCGGCGGTACCTCTCCTCAATATGCCCATGCACAGCCGTGTCGCGCTGATCGAGGATCTGCTGACGCGGGTGCCCGTCGGCCGCCCCGTGGTGCAGATTTCCTACGGCCCGCGCTCGCCGGTCGCCAATATGCCGGACCGTTTCCGCACGGAACAGCTCGACTTCATCATGCGCAACATCCCGCCGGCGCGGCTCTGGATTTACCGCAAAACCCACTGA
- a CDS encoding arginase family protein, translating into MIGASSFLGFPERLPQDTKPIAAIFGAGHGSTYPGKDSSGYALAADAVRAASREDAGLIDHWDFDLGGPLFDDGAHCCIDLGNVPTRMEDNAGNRTRIEAMTREVLTTGAVPILLGGDDSVVIPFLSGFVDAGPIWIVQIDAHIDWRDTLHDERYGYSSPMRRASEMAHVAGMVQVGMRGIGSARRAEVEDALRFGSRLVTARQVHAEGVAAALRHIPEGARVVMTVDCDGLDPGIMPGVAAPSPGGLTYTQVIDIIAGVGKRGRLVGFDLVELFPPGDIAGLCALTASRLVVNAIGTIIRQR; encoded by the coding sequence ATGATCGGTGCATCTTCCTTCCTCGGCTTTCCGGAGCGCCTTCCCCAAGACACCAAGCCTATCGCCGCCATCTTCGGTGCCGGGCATGGAAGCACCTATCCCGGCAAGGATAGCAGTGGTTATGCGCTTGCCGCCGATGCCGTTCGGGCTGCGAGCCGGGAAGACGCCGGTTTGATCGATCACTGGGATTTCGATCTTGGCGGGCCGCTGTTCGATGACGGTGCGCATTGCTGCATCGACCTCGGGAACGTGCCGACGCGGATGGAGGACAATGCCGGCAACCGGACTCGTATCGAAGCGATGACACGGGAGGTTCTCACAACGGGTGCCGTTCCGATTCTTCTCGGCGGCGACGACTCCGTGGTGATCCCGTTCCTGTCGGGCTTTGTGGACGCAGGGCCGATATGGATCGTCCAGATCGATGCGCATATCGACTGGCGAGACACCCTGCACGATGAGCGATACGGCTATTCCAGCCCGATGCGGCGGGCGAGCGAGATGGCGCATGTCGCAGGCATGGTTCAGGTGGGCATGCGCGGCATCGGCAGCGCGCGCCGTGCCGAGGTCGAGGATGCGCTGCGCTTCGGCAGTCGGCTCGTTACCGCACGGCAGGTTCACGCCGAAGGTGTCGCGGCGGCCCTTCGGCATATCCCGGAGGGCGCGAGGGTCGTCATGACGGTGGATTGCGATGGGCTCGACCCGGGCATCATGCCGGGCGTGGCCGCGCCATCGCCGGGCGGGCTGACCTACACGCAGGTGATCGACATCATTGCGGGGGTAGGCAAACGCGGCAGGCTCGTCGGGTTCGATCTGGTCGAGCTTTTTCCACCGGGCGACATTGCGGGCCTTTGCGCGCTAACGGCGTCGCGCCTGGTCGTCAACGCGATCGGCACGATCATCCGCCAGAGGTAA
- a CDS encoding prephenate dehydratase, with amino-acid sequence MMPATNRISFQGEYGANSDMASRDMFPTMDPLPCQTFEDAFLAVENGEADLAMIPIENTIAGRVADIHHLLPESRLHIIGEYFMPIRFQLMVLPGVSRSEIRTVHSHIHALGQCRKIVRANGWKPVVAGDTAGAAKLVAETGDRSMAALAPRLAANLYKLDIVAENVEDTENNVTRFVVLSRDEKPIRRDAPSDLIVTTFVFNVRNIPAALYKALGGFATNGINMTKLESYQIGGKFIATQFYADIDGHPDDANVKRALEELRFFSEKVRILGSYPAHPMRRVL; translated from the coding sequence ATGATGCCCGCGACGAACCGCATCTCATTCCAGGGCGAATACGGCGCCAATTCCGACATGGCCTCGCGGGACATGTTTCCGACGATGGATCCCCTGCCCTGCCAGACCTTCGAGGATGCGTTTCTCGCTGTCGAGAACGGCGAGGCGGACCTTGCGATGATCCCGATCGAGAACACGATCGCCGGCCGGGTTGCCGATATCCACCACCTCCTGCCGGAATCGCGCCTGCACATCATCGGCGAATATTTCATGCCGATCCGGTTCCAGCTGATGGTGCTGCCGGGCGTGTCGCGCAGCGAGATCCGGACCGTGCACAGCCACATCCATGCGCTCGGCCAATGCCGCAAGATCGTGCGGGCCAATGGCTGGAAGCCGGTCGTGGCCGGGGATACCGCCGGTGCCGCCAAGCTCGTGGCCGAGACCGGCGACCGTTCCATGGCCGCCCTTGCGCCACGGCTCGCGGCAAACCTCTACAAGCTCGACATCGTTGCCGAGAACGTCGAGGACACCGAAAATAACGTGACCCGCTTTGTCGTGCTCTCGCGCGACGAGAAGCCCATCCGGCGCGATGCGCCGAGCGACCTCATCGTCACCACCTTCGTCTTCAATGTGCGCAACATCCCCGCCGCGCTCTACAAGGCGCTGGGAGGCTTTGCCACGAACGGCATCAACATGACGAAGCTGGAGAGCTACCAGATCGGCGGAAAATTCATCGCGACGCAGTTCTACGCCGATATCGACGGACATCCGGATGATGCGAACGTGAAGCGGGCGCTGGAGGAGCTGCGGTTCTTTTCAGAGAAGGTCCGCATCCTCGGCTCCTATCCGGCGCACCCGATGCGGCGCGTGTTATAA
- a CDS encoding AEC family transporter, with amino-acid sequence MSDVLINVLPLFVLIFAGWVIVRTGYLKPAVGDALGDFVFKVSVPILLFRTIATADFTGGSPWPLWVAYFSGVAVVWTLGHLVATLGFGRDRRIGVLAGVSSAFANTIFIGLPLVSRNVGDAGVVALSILISVHLPVMMIAGTILMERAERKTNGGVAQSPLALSRGILRNLIRNPLVIGLVCGALMHVANLPLSGPLKIAIDQTAAVAGPAALISIGMALDKYGLSGNLGLAAFTSTLKLVVLPACVLGASHLLGLDRDWTAALVLTSAVPTGVNAWLIANHFNVGHGLASSTITLTTALGVVTVSAWAYVLL; translated from the coding sequence ATGTCCGACGTCCTGATCAATGTCCTTCCCCTCTTCGTTCTCATCTTTGCCGGTTGGGTGATCGTGCGCACGGGCTATCTGAAGCCGGCCGTGGGCGATGCGCTCGGCGACTTTGTCTTCAAGGTTTCCGTCCCCATCCTGCTGTTTCGCACCATCGCGACGGCAGATTTCACCGGGGGCTCGCCCTGGCCGCTATGGGTCGCCTATTTCTCCGGCGTCGCGGTCGTCTGGACGCTCGGCCATCTCGTCGCCACGCTCGGCTTCGGGCGAGACCGGCGCATCGGCGTTCTCGCCGGTGTCTCCTCGGCCTTCGCCAACACGATCTTCATCGGCCTGCCACTCGTCTCGCGCAATGTGGGCGATGCCGGCGTCGTCGCGCTGTCCATCCTCATCTCGGTTCATCTTCCGGTGATGATGATCGCCGGCACGATCCTCATGGAGCGTGCGGAGCGCAAGACCAATGGCGGCGTGGCGCAGAGCCCGCTGGCGCTCTCCCGCGGCATTCTTCGCAACCTCATTCGGAACCCTCTGGTGATCGGGCTTGTCTGCGGTGCGCTGATGCATGTGGCGAACCTGCCGCTGTCGGGGCCGCTCAAGATCGCCATCGACCAGACCGCTGCCGTCGCCGGTCCCGCTGCGTTAATCTCCATCGGTATGGCGCTCGACAAGTACGGCCTCTCCGGCAATCTCGGCCTTGCCGCCTTCACCAGCACGCTGAAGCTTGTCGTGCTGCCCGCCTGCGTCCTCGGTGCCAGCCATCTGCTCGGCCTCGACCGTGACTGGACGGCGGCCCTGGTGTTGACCTCCGCTGTGCCCACCGGCGTCAATGCCTGGCTGATTGCCAACCACTTCAACGTAGGCCACGGCCTTGCATCCTCGACCATCACGCTGACCACCGCCCTCGGCGTCGTCACCGTCTCCGCCTGGGCCTACGTGCTTCTCTGA
- the nudC gene encoding NAD(+) diphosphatase: MTHSIFDLKGPHPEPSSLVAFAENHLVRDSEHRSDDCLEEALRTEGAHLFAFAEGKLVVKHDENVIDPLFAPYEIAALQPDLDAAILLGRLPSGEPRIAVPVNRTEATLEEPFKLADGRSLYRQAMLPDELLGQFAQAASLIAWNAANRFCGKCGSPMEAKGGGYRRVCTACGHLAFPRTDPVVIMLTIDVERDLCLLGRSPHFPEGMYSCLAGFLEPGETIENAVRRETLEESGIRTGRVRYHASQPWPMPHSLMIGCYAEAQSSDIRMDDLELEDCRWFTREETRVMLARNTGQDASQHSTPPKGAIAHQLMRDWLDWPA; the protein is encoded by the coding sequence ATGACCCACTCGATATTCGACCTCAAGGGGCCTCATCCCGAACCGAGCTCGCTCGTTGCCTTCGCCGAAAACCACCTCGTGCGCGACAGCGAACACCGAAGCGACGATTGCCTGGAAGAGGCGCTGAGAACCGAGGGCGCGCATCTCTTCGCGTTCGCGGAGGGCAAACTGGTTGTCAAGCATGACGAAAACGTCATCGACCCGCTGTTTGCGCCCTACGAGATCGCCGCTCTCCAGCCCGATCTCGATGCCGCAATCCTTCTCGGACGGCTGCCCTCGGGTGAGCCGCGGATCGCCGTTCCGGTCAACCGGACGGAGGCGACGCTGGAGGAACCCTTCAAACTCGCCGACGGCCGCAGCCTCTACCGGCAGGCCATGCTGCCCGACGAACTTCTCGGACAGTTCGCGCAGGCTGCAAGCCTGATCGCCTGGAACGCAGCAAACCGCTTCTGCGGCAAGTGCGGCAGCCCGATGGAGGCCAAGGGCGGAGGGTACAGGCGGGTCTGCACGGCCTGCGGCCATCTGGCGTTCCCGCGCACCGACCCCGTCGTCATCATGCTGACCATCGACGTCGAGCGAGATCTCTGCCTGCTCGGCCGCAGTCCGCATTTCCCGGAAGGCATGTATTCCTGCCTTGCCGGGTTCCTGGAGCCGGGGGAGACGATCGAGAATGCCGTGCGCCGCGAGACTCTGGAGGAATCCGGCATCCGCACCGGCCGCGTGCGCTATCACGCCTCGCAGCCTTGGCCCATGCCGCACAGCCTGATGATCGGTTGCTATGCGGAAGCGCAGTCGAGCGACATCCGCATGGACGATCTGGAGCTGGAAGACTGCCGTTGGTTCACGCGCGAGGAAACGCGCGTCATGCTCGCCCGCAACACGGGTCAGGACGCGAGCCAACACTCCACCCCGCCCAAAGGCGCCATCGCCCACCAGCTGATGCGTGACTGGCTGGACTGGCCGGCCTGA
- a CDS encoding porin — translation MIIRTLFLASTAALSITAGAQAADAIVAAEPEAMEYVRVCDAFGEGFFYIPGTETCLKIGGYVRFDNNVGDSPYDGEDQAWSPFTRGTLTLDARSDTEYGQLRSFIEMRSEASSGETTSYINSGFITLGGFMAGVNDSRYDLFLNSAGNIINDDVIDYTGSRTNQVSYQWGGDKGFSAFIGLEEGGGTYDTGFAGRPTEDYKGAHPLAGARIQEDWGGLFVIGGYDTEADAFGGKIRADVVFNDVFKIFIMAGYQSDWDNDKGLGNTRQRNYYGPWNGDWAAWGGFTATVNDKTSINGQVAYEEDGTLATALNMEYMIVDNFKVQPEFNYTKFDGERGDGDAFGGTIRFQRDF, via the coding sequence ATGATCATCAGAACGCTTTTCCTGGCCTCGACGGCCGCCCTTTCCATCACCGCCGGCGCGCAGGCGGCCGATGCGATCGTTGCAGCAGAACCGGAAGCCATGGAATATGTCCGTGTCTGCGACGCCTTCGGCGAAGGCTTCTTCTACATTCCGGGTACGGAAACCTGCCTGAAAATCGGCGGTTACGTTCGCTTCGACAACAATGTCGGCGACAGCCCCTATGACGGCGAAGATCAGGCCTGGTCGCCCTTCACGCGCGGCACCCTGACGCTCGACGCCCGCAGCGATACCGAGTACGGCCAGCTGCGCTCCTTCATCGAAATGCGGTCGGAAGCCAGCAGCGGCGAGACGACGAGCTACATCAACTCCGGCTTCATCACGCTCGGCGGCTTCATGGCCGGCGTCAATGATTCGCGCTACGACCTGTTCCTGAATTCGGCCGGCAACATCATCAACGACGACGTCATCGACTATACCGGCAGCCGGACTAATCAGGTCAGCTACCAGTGGGGCGGCGACAAGGGCTTTTCGGCGTTCATCGGCCTGGAAGAAGGCGGTGGCACCTACGACACCGGCTTCGCCGGCCGTCCGACCGAAGACTACAAGGGCGCGCATCCCCTGGCCGGCGCCCGCATTCAGGAGGATTGGGGCGGCCTGTTCGTCATCGGCGGCTACGATACCGAAGCCGATGCCTTCGGCGGCAAGATCCGCGCCGACGTCGTCTTCAACGACGTGTTCAAGATCTTCATCATGGCCGGCTACCAGTCCGACTGGGACAACGACAAAGGCCTGGGCAACACGCGCCAGCGCAATTATTACGGCCCCTGGAACGGCGACTGGGCAGCCTGGGGCGGCTTCACCGCAACAGTCAACGACAAGACGTCCATCAACGGTCAGGTCGCCTATGAGGAGGACGGCACGCTCGCGACGGCCCTCAACATGGAATATATGATCGTCGATAACTTCAAGGTGCAGCCGGAATTCAACTACACCAAGTTCGACGGCGAGCGCGGCGATGGCGATGCGTTCGGCGGTACGATCCGCTTCCAGCGCGACTTCTGA
- a CDS encoding HIT domain-containing protein: MTTFDLDPRLARDSDLVAHLDLCQLRLSRDARWPWLILIPERNAISETFELSPDEQATLSHETNRVAAALKQVTGATKINIGALGNIVRQLHVHIVARTEGDANWPGPIWGFGTAEARDLSERDAFLKRLTESLT; encoded by the coding sequence GTGACGACGTTCGATCTCGACCCGCGCCTGGCGCGCGACAGCGACCTCGTGGCGCATCTCGATCTCTGCCAGCTCCGGCTGAGCCGGGACGCCCGCTGGCCCTGGCTCATTCTCATCCCCGAGCGGAACGCCATCAGCGAGACGTTCGAGCTGTCGCCCGACGAGCAGGCGACGCTGTCGCACGAAACCAACCGCGTCGCCGCCGCACTGAAACAGGTGACCGGGGCGACCAAGATCAACATCGGCGCGCTGGGCAATATCGTCCGCCAGCTCCATGTCCATATCGTCGCCCGCACCGAAGGCGATGCAAACTGGCCCGGCCCGATCTGGGGCTTCGGCACGGCGGAAGCCCGGGACCTGAGCGAGCGCGACGCCTTCCTGAAACGTCTGACGGAATCCCTGACATGA
- a CDS encoding 3-deoxy-manno-octulosonate cytidylyltransferase, whose translation MKSDNLARTLVLIPARMASTRLPGKPLADICGLPMIVQVALRARDAQVGRIVVAVDHQETFDAVTAAGFEAVMTRTDHQSGSDRIYEALSLCDPDGAIETVINVQGDLPTIEPETIRAALRPLEDPTVDIATLTVEIVHEAEKTNPNVVKVVGVPVSDNRMRALYFTRATAPHGAGPLYHHIGLYAYRRSALERFVALPPSTLEKRESLEQLRALEAGMRIDVEIVSSIPLGVDTPDDLEAARRLLSSSTGAAS comes from the coding sequence ATGAAAAGCGACAATTTGGCCAGAACACTCGTGCTGATCCCGGCGCGGATGGCCTCCACGCGGCTTCCCGGCAAGCCGCTGGCCGACATCTGCGGGCTGCCGATGATCGTGCAGGTGGCGCTCCGCGCACGCGATGCCCAGGTCGGACGGATCGTCGTCGCCGTCGATCACCAGGAGACGTTCGATGCCGTGACGGCTGCCGGTTTCGAAGCCGTCATGACGCGCACGGATCACCAGTCCGGCTCCGACCGCATCTACGAGGCGCTGAGCCTGTGCGACCCGGACGGCGCGATCGAGACCGTCATCAACGTGCAGGGCGACCTGCCGACGATCGAGCCGGAGACCATCCGTGCGGCACTGCGGCCGCTGGAAGACCCGACCGTGGATATCGCGACGCTGACCGTCGAGATCGTTCACGAGGCGGAGAAGACCAATCCGAACGTCGTGAAGGTCGTCGGCGTGCCTGTGTCGGACAACCGCATGCGGGCGCTCTACTTCACCCGCGCCACCGCACCCCACGGGGCCGGGCCGCTCTACCATCACATCGGCCTCTATGCCTACCGCCGCTCGGCTCTCGAACGGTTCGTCGCCCTGCCACCCTCGACCCTCGAGAAACGCGAATCGCTCGAACAGCTGCGGGCGCTGGAGGCGGGCATGCGCATCGACGTGGAAATCGTCAGCTCCATTCCGCTCGGCGTCGATACGCCCGACGATCTCGAGGCCGCGCGACGGCTGCTTTCGTCCAGCACCGGAGCCGCATCATGA
- the dnaN gene encoding DNA polymerase III subunit beta: protein MRITIERSNLLKSLNHVHRVVERRNTIPILSNVLLRAEGESLDMKATDLDLEITEATPAQVEQPGATTVPAHLLYDIVRKLSDGSEVRLSTNAEGTAMTVASGRSKFSLQCLPQSDFPDLNAGTFTHKFTMKATDLKMLIDRTQFAISTEETRYYLNGIYIHTIESKGDLKLRAVATDGHRLARADLEAPSGSEGMPGIIIPRKTVGELQKLVDQPDATVTLEISDAKIRMSIGSIVMTSKLIDGTFPDYQRVIPANNEKELRIDCQSFAQAVDRVSTISSERGRAVKLALADGQLTLTVNNPDSGSATEELPVGYDNEPLEIGFNAKYLLDITAQLSGTEAVFMLADAGSPTLVRDLAGEDALYVLMPMRV, encoded by the coding sequence ATGCGCATTACGATCGAGCGGTCCAATCTTCTCAAATCGCTGAACCATGTCCACCGGGTCGTCGAGCGCCGGAACACGATTCCGATCCTGTCGAACGTGCTGCTGCGGGCCGAAGGCGAAAGTCTCGACATGAAGGCGACCGACCTCGATCTCGAAATTACCGAGGCGACGCCCGCTCAGGTCGAGCAGCCGGGCGCCACCACCGTGCCGGCCCATCTTCTCTACGACATCGTGCGCAAGCTCTCGGACGGTTCGGAAGTGCGGCTGTCGACCAATGCCGAGGGGACGGCGATGACCGTTGCCTCCGGTCGCTCGAAGTTCTCGCTCCAGTGCCTGCCGCAGTCGGATTTTCCGGATCTGAACGCAGGCACCTTCACGCACAAGTTCACGATGAAGGCGACCGATCTCAAGATGCTGATCGATCGCACGCAATTCGCGATCTCGACCGAGGAAACGCGTTACTATCTGAACGGCATCTACATCCACACGATCGAGAGCAAGGGCGACCTGAAGCTGCGCGCGGTGGCGACCGACGGTCACCGCCTAGCACGCGCCGATTTGGAAGCGCCGTCCGGCTCCGAAGGCATGCCGGGCATCATCATTCCCCGCAAGACGGTGGGCGAGCTGCAGAAGCTGGTGGACCAGCCCGACGCAACCGTGACGCTGGAAATTTCCGACGCCAAGATCCGCATGAGCATCGGCTCGATTGTCATGACGTCGAAGCTGATCGACGGCACGTTCCCGGATTACCAGCGCGTCATCCCGGCCAATAACGAGAAGGAACTGCGGATCGACTGCCAGTCCTTCGCGCAGGCCGTGGATCGCGTCTCCACGATCTCCTCCGAGCGCGGCCGCGCCGTGAAGCTGGCGCTCGCCGACGGACAACTGACGCTGACCGTCAACAATCCGGACAGCGGCAGCGCGACGGAAGAACTGCCGGTCGGTTACGACAACGAGCCGCTCGAAATCGGCTTCAACGCCAAATATCTCCTCGACATCACGGCCCAGCTTTCGGGTACGGAAGCCGTCTTCATGCTCGCGGATGCGGGTTCGCCCACGCTCGTGCGCGACCTTGCCGGCGAAGATGCGCTGTATGTGCTGATGCCGATGCGGGTGTAG
- a CDS encoding DUF982 domain-containing protein: MAVSEKWWQQPVLLELDGIGDYRAVRNTREAAEVLLDRWPTHEGVAYKAAIRMCRYVLNGEQPADYAREDFIAAAVEAYIHVDESHPSAS; this comes from the coding sequence ATGGCGGTCAGCGAAAAATGGTGGCAACAGCCCGTTTTGCTCGAACTGGACGGCATCGGAGATTATCGCGCCGTTCGCAATACGCGGGAGGCGGCAGAGGTCCTGCTCGACAGATGGCCGACCCATGAGGGCGTTGCCTACAAGGCAGCCATCCGGATGTGCCGCTATGTGCTCAACGGCGAGCAACCCGCCGACTACGCGCGCGAGGATTTCATCGCCGCTGCGGTCGAGGCCTATATTCATGTCGATGAGAGCCATCCTTCAGCCTCTTGA
- the rsmI gene encoding 16S rRNA (cytidine(1402)-2'-O)-methyltransferase, which yields MKDKTTERDTAPDAGMRQRSYRVHDTIVEARPIEPALYLVATPIGNLGDITLRALETLAGADVLACEDTRVTRVLLDRYGITNRPYAYHEHNANEAGPRLIAALDAGRSVALVSDAGTPLVSDPGYRLAQTAIEAGHRVVPLPGPSAPLAALVGSGLSNEAFLFAGFLPSKDKARRDRLGELSRVPATLIFFESPHRIGATLVGAAETLGRERDAVVCRELTKTFEEFRRGTLGALADHYGGDIVVKGEIVLVIGPPPEEAAPDERDVDALLTRLSADLPAGKAATEAAKLTGLNRRTLYDRLLTLKEQP from the coding sequence ATGAAGGACAAGACAACAGAACGGGATACGGCACCGGATGCCGGCATGCGGCAGCGCAGCTACCGCGTCCACGACACGATCGTCGAGGCGCGGCCGATCGAGCCGGCGCTCTATCTGGTGGCGACGCCGATCGGCAATCTCGGCGACATCACCCTGCGGGCGCTGGAAACCCTGGCCGGCGCCGATGTTCTCGCCTGCGAGGACACGCGCGTCACCCGCGTCCTGCTGGATCGCTACGGCATTACCAACCGTCCCTATGCCTATCACGAGCACAATGCCAACGAAGCAGGCCCCCGGCTGATCGCGGCGCTCGACGCTGGCCGCTCCGTCGCGCTCGTCTCGGATGCGGGCACGCCGCTGGTCTCCGACCCCGGCTACCGGCTTGCCCAGACGGCCATCGAGGCGGGGCACCGGGTGGTGCCGCTTCCCGGACCCTCCGCGCCGCTGGCGGCCCTCGTCGGCTCCGGCCTTTCCAACGAGGCTTTTCTGTTTGCCGGATTCCTTCCCTCGAAGGACAAGGCGCGGCGCGACAGGCTTGGCGAACTCTCACGCGTGCCGGCAACGCTCATCTTCTTTGAGTCCCCGCACCGGATCGGCGCGACGCTCGTCGGCGCGGCGGAAACGCTCGGTCGCGAGCGCGACGCCGTCGTCTGTCGCGAACTGACCAAAACCTTCGAGGAATTCCGCCGAGGAACGCTCGGTGCGCTTGCCGATCATTATGGCGGCGATATCGTTGTCAAGGGCGAGATCGTGCTGGTCATCGGCCCCCCACCGGAAGAGGCAGCACCGGACGAGCGGGATGTGGATGCACTGCTGACGCGTCTGTCGGCTGATCTGCCGGCCGGCAAGGCCGCGACCGAAGCGGCGAAACTGACGGGCCTCAACCGGCGAACGCTTTACGACCGGCTTCTGACGCTGAAGGAGCAGCCGTGA
- a CDS encoding c-type cytochrome — MNSHVNMAVGAFLGTVFVLMSVSIASEGIFHSEAPEKPGFAIIAEETTGEAGAGAAAEAEVDIKPLLASADANAGAAVFKKCAACHTIEKGGPNKVGPNLWGVVERPIASHEGFAYSAGMKTFAEANKTWTYDHLSYFIEAPKKHVPGTAMGFAGVKKPDERANLIAWLRGQADAPVALPEASASAAPAAAPAEGAAPAAPAPAAPAPAAPAAAAPAN, encoded by the coding sequence ATGAACTCGCATGTAAACATGGCCGTGGGAGCCTTTCTCGGAACGGTCTTCGTGCTGATGTCCGTATCGATCGCCTCGGAAGGCATTTTTCATTCCGAAGCACCGGAAAAGCCGGGCTTCGCCATCATCGCCGAGGAGACGACGGGCGAAGCGGGAGCGGGTGCTGCGGCAGAAGCCGAGGTCGACATCAAGCCGCTGTTAGCCAGCGCAGATGCGAACGCCGGCGCAGCCGTGTTCAAGAAGTGTGCTGCCTGTCACACCATCGAGAAGGGCGGGCCGAACAAGGTCGGCCCCAATCTCTGGGGTGTCGTCGAACGGCCGATCGCCTCGCATGAGGGCTTCGCCTATTCGGCCGGCATGAAGACCTTCGCCGAAGCCAACAAGACCTGGACCTACGACCACCTGAGCTACTTCATCGAAGCGCCGAAGAAGCATGTGCCCGGTACCGCCATGGGCTTTGCCGGCGTGAAGAAGCCGGATGAGCGCGCAAACCTCATCGCCTGGTTGCGTGGCCAGGCGGATGCCCCGGTCGCCCTTCCCGAGGCGTCTGCGTCTGCAGCGCCTGCAGCCGCTCCGGCCGAAGGTGCCGCACCGGCTGCCCCAGCGCCTGCCGCCCCAGCGCCTGCCGCCCCGGCGGCTGCTGCACCGGCGAACTGA